A region of uncultured Desulfobacter sp. DNA encodes the following proteins:
- a CDS encoding radical SAM protein, producing the protein MTVYEKTADKGGILLVHPLGYAPEKADKDISRKANIMPPLGLISIAAVLDQKGVPNKVIDCHCLPDSLALILSYVKEYEPEFIGFSCTTSSFLDGVRTAEQVKEIKPDIGVVFGGPHVSALRETLISRFKVIDYLVVGEGETAIYELITSEKKKIPQIPGIVYRDDFGQAQFTGFRKKLIELDSLPFPAYRKLPGYPKAYKLPIFNYPKVPNASLISSRGCPYACSYCDRSVFRRTFRYNSSEYLYAHMEYMHKEFGIRHINFYDDQFTFNRKRIAAFCELMIRKNPGMTFNCAARAEHLDLDLLKLMKAAGCWMISLGVETGDPDLLARHRQNPDLDMLREKILLIKTAGIRVKALLMMGLPGESETSIRKSKKYVFSLPIDDFNLAKFTPFPGSPIYDQIKTPGSDLGRFDEDWEKMDCMDFIFIPKGMTKVRLDEQFIHFYKSHFTRPRVLAGYVSMAWKSPDSWRRMLQDLPDFLMFANKNKRM; encoded by the coding sequence ATGACAGTTTATGAAAAGACCGCAGATAAAGGCGGCATCCTTCTGGTCCATCCCCTGGGATATGCCCCGGAGAAAGCGGATAAAGATATCTCCCGTAAGGCAAACATCATGCCGCCCCTGGGGCTCATCAGCATTGCAGCTGTACTTGACCAGAAAGGCGTTCCCAACAAGGTCATTGACTGCCACTGCCTTCCGGATTCCCTTGCCCTGATTCTTTCCTACGTGAAAGAGTATGAACCAGAATTTATAGGGTTTTCATGCACCACTTCAAGTTTTCTGGACGGAGTCAGGACAGCGGAACAGGTCAAAGAGATCAAACCGGACATTGGCGTGGTTTTTGGGGGTCCCCATGTCTCTGCACTTAGAGAAACTTTGATAAGCAGATTTAAAGTGATCGACTACCTGGTTGTGGGTGAAGGGGAGACGGCCATTTATGAGCTGATCACCAGTGAAAAAAAGAAGATTCCCCAGATTCCCGGAATTGTGTACAGGGATGATTTCGGTCAGGCTCAGTTTACAGGGTTCAGAAAAAAACTCATTGAACTGGACAGCCTGCCCTTCCCGGCATACAGAAAACTGCCCGGGTATCCCAAGGCCTATAAACTGCCCATCTTCAACTATCCCAAGGTACCCAATGCCAGCCTGATCTCTTCCCGGGGCTGTCCCTATGCCTGTTCATACTGTGACAGATCTGTTTTCAGACGGACTTTCCGGTATAATTCCTCAGAATATCTTTATGCGCACATGGAATACATGCACAAGGAATTCGGCATCCGGCATATCAATTTTTATGATGACCAGTTCACGTTCAACCGGAAACGGATCGCGGCCTTCTGCGAGCTGATGATCCGGAAAAATCCCGGCATGACCTTCAACTGTGCGGCCCGGGCCGAACATCTGGATCTGGATCTTTTGAAACTGATGAAAGCGGCCGGCTGCTGGATGATCAGCCTTGGTGTGGAGACAGGCGACCCCGATCTTTTGGCCCGGCACAGGCAGAATCCGGATCTTGATATGCTCAGGGAAAAAATCCTTTTAATCAAAACGGCTGGTATCCGGGTGAAAGCACTTCTGATGATGGGCCTTCCCGGAGAAAGTGAAACCAGCATCCGCAAAAGCAAAAAGTATGTTTTTTCCCTGCCCATTGATGATTTTAATCTGGCAAAATTCACGCCGTTTCCCGGCTCCCCCATTTATGACCAGATCAAAACACCCGGCTCAGACCTTGGCCGTTTTGATGAAGACTGGGAAAAGATGGACTGCATGGATTTTATTTTCATACCCAAGGGGATGACAAAGGTGCGCCTGGATGAGCAGTTTATTCATTTTTATAAATCCCATTTCACCCGGCCCAGGGTTCTTGCCGGCTATGTGAGCATGGCCTGGAAATCCCCCGACTCCTGGAGACGGATGCTGCAGGATCTGCCTGATTTTTTAATGTTTGCCAATAAAAACAAACGGATGTAA
- a CDS encoding lipid biosynthesis B12-binding/radical SAM protein — MAKIFLISANTTQEPLPVYPIGMALVDAALKAKGHETEQFDLLYDMEKGHVGLEQALRAFGPDIIGISIRNIDNVDSLSPDSWYLSGVKALIANIRQVQHAPIVIGGPAVSIMPETILTYCGADYCVAGEGEVAFNLLIDKILGNENPPRVMGPLTPRMTPEQFYSPSYQPRFTDYYFDASGMLNYQTKRGCPFGCNYCSYPLIEGKTIRHQEPEFVVENLKRLKSEFNVTSLFFSDSVFNDPQGRYLEVAEALARADLGVKWAAYFRPAHLSQKELALLKKAGLYAMEIGSDGACDTTLEGIGKTFDFSSILAINEACIQAEIPCAHFFMFGGPKETVQTVEEGLNNIELLRHTVVFVFSGIRILPKTGLADIAVNQGIITPGDNLLHPAFYVAPGLDKKKMDLRIEAAFQYRKDRFFPPEKGYIRMKTVKLFGFKGLLWDMIPGTFSQGRRIRKKGRGTSGALHDSL; from the coding sequence ATGGCAAAAATATTTCTCATCTCGGCCAATACCACCCAGGAACCGCTGCCGGTATATCCCATTGGCATGGCCCTGGTGGATGCGGCCCTGAAAGCCAAGGGTCACGAAACAGAACAGTTTGACCTTCTCTATGACATGGAAAAGGGCCATGTCGGCCTGGAACAGGCCCTTAGGGCATTCGGTCCTGATATCATAGGGATTTCCATCAGAAATATCGATAATGTGGACTCCCTGTCCCCGGACAGCTGGTATCTTTCCGGGGTCAAGGCACTGATTGCCAATATTCGCCAAGTCCAGCATGCTCCCATTGTTATTGGCGGCCCGGCTGTATCCATTATGCCGGAGACCATTTTAACCTATTGCGGCGCAGATTATTGTGTGGCCGGAGAGGGTGAGGTGGCATTTAATCTGCTCATTGATAAAATTCTGGGCAATGAAAACCCGCCAAGGGTCATGGGGCCGCTGACCCCAAGAATGACCCCGGAGCAATTTTACAGTCCATCCTATCAACCCCGTTTCACAGACTACTATTTTGATGCCAGCGGCATGCTCAATTACCAGACCAAACGGGGATGCCCTTTTGGATGTAATTACTGTTCCTACCCCCTCATTGAGGGCAAAACGATCAGGCACCAGGAACCGGAATTTGTGGTTGAAAACCTCAAACGGCTGAAATCGGAGTTTAACGTCACCAGTCTGTTTTTCAGCGACTCCGTATTCAATGATCCCCAGGGGCGTTATCTTGAAGTGGCCGAAGCCCTGGCCCGGGCCGACTTAGGCGTTAAGTGGGCGGCCTATTTCAGGCCGGCGCATCTGTCACAAAAAGAGCTGGCATTGCTGAAAAAAGCTGGTCTCTATGCCATGGAGATCGGTTCGGACGGGGCCTGTGACACCACCCTGGAAGGCATTGGCAAAACATTTGATTTCAGCAGCATTCTGGCAATTAATGAGGCCTGCATCCAGGCAGAAATCCCCTGTGCCCACTTTTTCATGTTCGGCGGCCCCAAAGAGACTGTGCAGACCGTTGAAGAGGGGCTGAACAATATTGAGCTGCTCAGGCATACCGTTGTCTTTGTCTTTTCAGGCATCCGTATTCTGCCCAAAACCGGACTTGCCGATATCGCAGTCAACCAGGGAATCATTACACCCGGGGACAACCTGCTTCACCCGGCCTTTTATGTGGCACCCGGACTGGACAAAAAAAAAATGGATTTAAGAATTGAAGCGGCGTTTCAGTATCGCAAGGACCGGTTCTTTCCGCCGGAAAAAGGATATATTCGAATGAAAACAGTCAAACTGTTTGGGTTTAAAGGCCTGCTCTGGGACATGATTCCGGGTACATTCTCACAGGGCAGACGGATTAGAAAAAAAGGCCGTGGCACATCAGGAGCACTCCATGACAGTTTATGA
- a CDS encoding radical SAM protein codes for MKIQLVFAAWPKLEKQTEFHLPPHGAVVFAASLPSDVEVAFIDENVQELNFDTDADLICMSVLLTCQLPRAFEIADQYIKMGKPVLFGGIATMLHAQEVMEHATSVFLGEAEGRMEKVISDFRNGRLEKVYDYMNNFPDINMVGTARRDILDRKCYNYRGIQMLDLVHASRGCRFNCFPCCNGFLGGRKFRPRPVKKVIEEMEAIPNNRLFVVDNSLAHDKEWLVELFTAMKPLKKKWVSHPILDDEEVVKLAADAGCWYVYQAVIDTSETIRKRIQRLHNHGIGVEGTILLGTDDHDEAYIRNLVEFLIKVKLDMAEFTILTPFPQSPIRKKFEEQGRIFNNPWEDYTCGKAVFQPKQMSPEKLEELYNWAWDTFYEDGGYQTKMGELFFKVIKREIMDGTYRRYSPREKRFAKKANS; via the coding sequence ATGAAAATACAACTGGTCTTTGCGGCCTGGCCCAAACTTGAAAAACAGACCGAATTTCATCTGCCCCCCCATGGCGCGGTGGTGTTTGCCGCATCCCTGCCCTCGGATGTGGAGGTGGCGTTCATAGATGAAAACGTTCAGGAGCTTAACTTTGACACGGATGCCGATTTGATCTGCATGTCGGTGCTTCTCACCTGTCAGCTTCCCCGGGCCTTTGAAATCGCTGATCAGTACATTAAAATGGGCAAGCCCGTATTATTCGGCGGCATCGCAACAATGCTGCATGCCCAAGAGGTCATGGAACATGCCACGTCAGTTTTCCTTGGCGAGGCCGAAGGGCGCATGGAAAAAGTGATTTCCGATTTTCGCAATGGCCGGCTGGAAAAAGTGTACGATTATATGAACAATTTCCCGGATATCAACATGGTGGGCACAGCGCGCAGGGATATACTGGACAGGAAGTGTTACAACTACCGGGGCATCCAGATGCTGGATCTTGTCCATGCCTCCCGGGGGTGCCGGTTTAACTGTTTCCCCTGCTGCAATGGTTTTCTTGGGGGCCGGAAATTTCGCCCCCGGCCTGTGAAAAAAGTGATTGAGGAAATGGAGGCCATCCCCAACAACCGCCTGTTTGTGGTGGACAACTCCCTGGCCCATGACAAAGAGTGGCTCGTTGAGCTTTTCACAGCCATGAAACCCTTGAAAAAGAAGTGGGTCTCCCACCCCATACTGGACGATGAAGAGGTGGTAAAATTAGCGGCAGACGCGGGGTGCTGGTACGTATACCAGGCGGTGATCGACACCTCCGAAACCATTCGCAAACGGATCCAGAGACTCCATAACCACGGCATTGGTGTGGAGGGTACCATTCTTTTAGGCACAGACGATCATGATGAAGCCTATATCCGCAACCTTGTGGAGTTTCTGATCAAAGTGAAGCTGGACATGGCGGAATTTACCATTTTAACGCCCTTTCCCCAATCGCCCATCCGGAAAAAATTTGAAGAACAGGGCCGTATTTTCAACAATCCCTGGGAGGACTACACCTGCGGGAAAGCCGTATTCCAGCCCAAACAGATGAGCCCTGAAAAATTAGAAGAGTTATACAACTGGGCCTGGGACACCTTTTACGAGGACGGCGGATACCAGACAAAAATGGGCGAACTGTTTTTTAAAGTCATTAAACGCGAAATCATGGACGGCACCTACCGCCGGTACAGTCCCAGAGAGAAACGTTTTGCCAAAAAGGCAAACAGTTAA
- a CDS encoding beta-ketoacyl synthase N-terminal-like domain-containing protein: MSDTAVLLGTGWVHPLSMGRPGAVHKFESVEDMEHLSGKSVLEIPYKAFGRMDLFSKLGFSAIAFAMADAGFPPVPADKNNRPEKKNISLIAESATGCLETDLHYQATLSRQENRLPSPALFAYTLASCFLGEAGIYHGVSGQAFVIEKESCTGLTALSLAMNTLGENGCEAAVCGICNSGAHLCAGTGAWRPGALFIVIGADDSVAPGRDNTRPCLQRIIRKTDPMESFYSGNKKLHDLTDLIPKEVL; encoded by the coding sequence ATGAGTGATACGGCCGTACTGTTAGGCACGGGATGGGTCCACCCCCTTTCCATGGGCAGGCCCGGTGCCGTTCACAAATTTGAATCCGTGGAAGATATGGAACATCTGTCAGGAAAATCGGTGCTGGAAATTCCGTACAAGGCCTTTGGCAGAATGGATCTTTTTTCAAAACTCGGCTTTTCCGCCATTGCCTTTGCCATGGCCGATGCAGGTTTCCCCCCGGTACCGGCGGATAAAAATAACCGACCCGAAAAAAAAAACATATCCCTGATTGCCGAATCGGCAACAGGGTGCCTTGAAACCGACCTGCATTACCAGGCAACCCTGTCAAGGCAGGAAAACCGGCTGCCAAGCCCGGCCCTGTTTGCCTATACCCTGGCCTCCTGCTTTTTGGGAGAGGCAGGCATTTACCATGGTGTGTCCGGACAGGCCTTTGTCATTGAAAAAGAGTCCTGCACCGGGTTGACGGCGCTCAGCCTTGCCATGAACACGCTGGGTGAGAACGGCTGTGAGGCAGCAGTCTGCGGCATCTGCAACAGCGGAGCCCATCTTTGTGCCGGTACAGGTGCATGGCGTCCCGGGGCACTATTTATCGTAATCGGTGCTGACGACTCTGTTGCACCGGGCAGGGACAACACACGTCCTTGTCTGCAACGTATAATACGAAAAACAGATCCCATGGAGAGTTTCTATAGCGGAAATAAAAAACTTCATGATTTAACGGATCTCATCCCTAAGGAAGTACTATGA
- a CDS encoding beta-ketoacyl synthase N-terminal-like domain-containing protein — protein sequence MNKVVITHAQTVTSLGHGLDTLYNGLLDAKNGFCPVHRFDTSPYVSGIAGIISGLDLAGGSLKKTAIMDLAADLIRDMPDPDPDSLLITASTKGSIDLIKNLPPCPDLSHGDFPGLPVSDLPGRLSRTLRLGRTGFNISAACSSSTIALAKAADLIRRGREHTVVVMALDLVTEFVFSGFSAIGAMGPGPAMPFDRDRKGLTLGDGAAVMVLSNQNKAMSDGTPILAELAGWGIAADAVHLTAPDRAASGLKTAILHACRTADITPGTVKVVCAHGTGTVYNDAMELTAIRDLFNPDSVMANSIKGSIGHTLGASGAIEAALCIKYLDQLILPGTKGLVNPDQGAAPIFSAGNRPFAKGPILTSNSGFGGINAALIIQEAS from the coding sequence ATGAACAAGGTTGTCATCACACATGCACAGACTGTCACAAGCCTGGGCCATGGCCTTGATACCCTTTACAACGGACTTCTTGATGCCAAAAACGGATTCTGCCCCGTCCACCGGTTTGACACAAGCCCTTATGTCAGCGGCATTGCCGGCATCATATCCGGGCTGGACCTTGCCGGCGGCAGCTTGAAAAAAACAGCGATCATGGATCTTGCCGCCGATTTGATCCGGGATATGCCTGATCCGGATCCGGACAGTTTATTGATCACGGCCTCCACCAAAGGCAGCATTGACCTGATTAAAAATCTGCCCCCCTGCCCTGATCTGTCCCATGGCGACTTTCCGGGCCTGCCGGTTTCCGATCTGCCCGGTCGTCTTTCCAGAACGTTAAGGCTTGGCCGCACAGGATTCAACATCAGTGCAGCCTGCTCCTCCTCAACCATTGCCCTGGCAAAGGCAGCAGACCTGATCCGCCGGGGACGGGAGCATACAGTTGTGGTGATGGCCCTGGATCTTGTAACAGAATTTGTGTTTTCAGGTTTTTCAGCCATCGGAGCCATGGGCCCAGGCCCTGCCATGCCCTTTGACCGGGACCGCAAAGGCCTGACCCTGGGCGACGGCGCCGCCGTGATGGTACTCTCAAACCAGAACAAGGCAATGTCGGACGGTACCCCGATCCTTGCGGAACTTGCGGGCTGGGGCATCGCTGCGGATGCAGTTCACCTGACCGCACCGGACAGAGCCGCATCAGGACTTAAAACCGCCATTCTCCATGCCTGCCGGACAGCAGATATCACACCCGGCACCGTGAAAGTGGTCTGCGCCCACGGTACGGGCACGGTTTACAATGATGCCATGGAGCTGACCGCCATCCGGGATCTGTTTAACCCCGACTCTGTCATGGCCAACTCCATCAAAGGCAGTATCGGCCATACCCTGGGTGCCTCCGGGGCCATTGAGGCCGCCCTTTGCATCAAATATCTGGATCAGCTCATACTGCCGGGCACAAAGGGCCTGGTGAATCCGGACCAGGGGGCTGCACCCATTTTCAGCGCCGGCAACAGGCCCTTTGCCAAAGGCCCCATACTGACAAGCAATTCAGGATTTGGCGGTATCAATGCCGCATTGATTATCCAGGAGGCTTCATGA
- a CDS encoding acyl-CoA thioesterase translates to MKKPYFKSVPNAPAPLRGTVTRSVRFQEVDMLTIAWHGHYTSYFEDARVALGDRLNVGYMDFYNNGILAPVKTVHVDFIRPLKFKDEISIECIFHYTEAARLNSEYIIRDAQGQVAATGYLIQMMLNTDYELFLTQPEFLKDFCARWKAGTLS, encoded by the coding sequence ATGAAAAAACCATATTTCAAATCCGTACCCAATGCCCCGGCACCCCTTAGGGGCACAGTGACCCGCAGTGTCAGATTCCAGGAAGTCGATATGCTGACCATTGCCTGGCACGGCCATTATACCAGCTATTTTGAAGATGCCCGGGTGGCGCTGGGGGACCGGCTTAATGTGGGGTATATGGATTTTTACAACAATGGCATCCTGGCACCGGTCAAGACGGTTCATGTGGATTTCATTCGCCCCCTAAAATTTAAAGACGAAATTTCCATTGAATGTATTTTCCACTATACCGAGGCAGCCAGGCTGAACAGCGAATACATTATCCGGGATGCCCAGGGCCAGGTGGCGGCCACAGGCTATCTCATACAGATGATGCTGAACACAGACTATGAACTTTTTTTAACCCAGCCGGAATTTCTTAAAGATTTCTGTGCCAGATGGAAGGCCGGCACGCTGTCATGA
- a CDS encoding lysophospholipid acyltransferase family protein codes for MPSLYEYYTRTLHKGKAGVIFLFIMNLFLGVVMVIWTITGMIIFPAFVLYFKLFKDRSAQWTTRWAIWVYGHVWQFFTRFFVVFEPFRYNPDQFAGPGIIVVNHRSFFDTYCMNMLPVCDVCFAVRNWPFRIPVYNIFMGLARYLNIEKFPWQKSLAIAQETFDRGGVVLFFPEGHRSRDKQLTRYYSGAFKMAVETNVPVIPVCITGTQELLPPGRYYMKPARIKMTALAPVYPDAFTGELGHQEMKKKVKQMMAEQLAAMDGTP; via the coding sequence ATGCCGTCACTGTATGAGTATTACACCCGAACCCTGCACAAAGGAAAAGCAGGCGTCATTTTTCTTTTTATCATGAACCTGTTTCTCGGCGTGGTCATGGTCATATGGACAATTACCGGAATGATTATTTTCCCGGCCTTTGTGCTCTATTTCAAGCTGTTCAAGGATCGAAGCGCCCAGTGGACCACCCGGTGGGCCATTTGGGTATACGGCCATGTATGGCAGTTTTTTACACGTTTCTTCGTTGTGTTTGAGCCCTTCCGGTACAACCCGGACCAGTTTGCAGGACCCGGCATAATTGTTGTCAACCACCGCTCTTTTTTTGACACCTACTGCATGAATATGTTACCGGTATGCGACGTCTGCTTTGCTGTCAGGAACTGGCCGTTTAGAATTCCGGTCTACAATATTTTCATGGGGCTTGCCCGCTATCTGAATATTGAAAAATTCCCCTGGCAGAAAAGCCTGGCAATAGCCCAGGAGACCTTTGACCGGGGAGGCGTTGTCCTCTTTTTTCCCGAAGGCCATCGAAGCCGGGACAAACAGTTGACCCGGTACTATTCGGGTGCATTCAAGATGGCGGTGGAGACAAATGTCCCCGTGATACCTGTCTGCATCACCGGCACCCAGGAACTGCTGCCCCCCGGGCGCTATTATATGAAACCGGCCCGGATAAAAATGACGGCCCTGGCTCCGGTTTATCCTGATGCCTTTACAGGCGAGTTAGGACACCAGGAGATGAAAAAAAAGGTAAAGCAGATGATGGCCGAACAACTGGCCGCCATGGACGGCACACCATGA
- a CDS encoding beta-ketoacyl-[acyl-carrier-protein] synthase family protein: MALSSPRKAAITGMGIVSCLGKELDAVADALEQGQSGIVFDQQRKDLGFKSPLTAKLPEINPKEEGLTRKNLRTMCEPALYAAVAARKAVKDSGLEPADLQTPGCGIIFGNDSTIKADVESIDIAREHGETHYIGSGYIFRSMNSTITMNLAGLFGTQGANWTVSAACASGAHVLGQAMMLIRSGLQDIVIAGGAQEIHWTSMASFDALNVFSCRFDQPQKACRPFDRDRDGLVPGGGGACLILESLDHALARNARIYGTIEGYGFSSGIGKTLSNPDSKGSMTAMKQALKDAGLAPDEITYINAHATSTPAGDLAEAIAIHDLFGPQTPVSSTKSMTGHECWMSGASEVIYTTLMARKGFLAPNINFTGLDETCPPINVISQARPCRIKNALSNSFGFGGTNASLILNFEGPF, from the coding sequence TTGGCGTTATCATCACCACGCAAGGCGGCAATTACGGGTATGGGCATTGTCAGCTGCCTTGGAAAAGAGCTTGACGCAGTGGCAGATGCCCTTGAACAGGGGCAATCAGGCATTGTGTTTGACCAACAGCGCAAAGATTTGGGGTTCAAGTCCCCGCTGACGGCCAAACTGCCGGAAATCAATCCCAAAGAGGAAGGATTAACCCGGAAGAATCTGAGAACCATGTGCGAACCGGCCTTGTATGCCGCCGTGGCCGCCCGGAAGGCTGTCAAAGATTCAGGGCTTGAACCTGCCGACCTCCAGACCCCCGGATGCGGGATTATCTTCGGCAATGACAGCACCATCAAAGCCGATGTGGAGTCCATTGACATTGCAAGGGAGCACGGCGAAACCCACTATATCGGGTCCGGATACATTTTCAGAAGCATGAACTCCACCATTACCATGAACCTAGCGGGGCTTTTCGGCACCCAGGGCGCCAACTGGACCGTGAGTGCGGCCTGCGCCAGCGGGGCCCATGTGCTGGGCCAGGCCATGATGCTTATCCGAAGCGGCCTGCAGGACATCGTTATTGCCGGCGGAGCCCAGGAGATCCACTGGACATCCATGGCCAGTTTTGACGCGCTCAATGTATTTTCCTGCCGGTTTGACCAGCCCCAGAAAGCCTGCCGGCCCTTTGACAGGGACAGGGACGGTCTTGTGCCCGGCGGGGGCGGGGCCTGCCTGATCCTGGAATCACTTGACCATGCCCTGGCTCGCAACGCACGGATTTACGGCACCATTGAGGGATACGGATTCTCCTCGGGCATCGGCAAAACCCTGTCCAATCCGGACAGCAAAGGCTCAATGACAGCCATGAAGCAGGCGCTTAAGGATGCAGGCCTTGCACCGGATGAGATCACCTACATCAATGCCCATGCCACATCCACTCCGGCCGGGGACCTGGCTGAGGCCATAGCCATCCACGACCTGTTCGGCCCCCAAACACCGGTTTCATCCACCAAATCCATGACCGGGCATGAATGCTGGATGTCCGGGGCCAGTGAGGTGATCTACACCACACTCATGGCCCGGAAAGGGTTTCTGGCTCCCAATATCAATTTTACGGGGCTGGATGAAACATGCCCTCCCATCAATGTCATCTCCCAGGCCAGGCCGTGCCGGATAAAAAACGCCCTGTCCAACTCCTTTGGTTTCGGGGGAACCAATGCATCCCTGATTTTAAATTTTGAGGGTCCCTTTTAA
- the fabG gene encoding 3-oxoacyl-ACP reductase FabG produces the protein MGSDTEEIVQEVALVTGAGRGIGRAIAVDLAKSGRFVYINFRSNSEEAEKTLQLVKEAGGDGALLPFDVTDEKAAHASLDTIYDQKGGIDILVNNAGIRDDMLMVWMKADNWQRVLDTNLTGFYNVTKPVVKKMLSKRKGRIINITSTSGQVGQPGQVNYSASKAGLIGATKALAKEIAKRKITVNAVAPGFIETEMVEGLPLDQITQAIPMGRLGTAGEVAAVVTFLCSPQAGYITGQVIGINGGIC, from the coding sequence ATGGGTTCAGATACTGAAGAAATCGTGCAGGAGGTTGCCCTGGTGACCGGTGCAGGCCGGGGTATCGGCCGGGCCATTGCCGTGGATCTGGCCAAATCGGGCAGATTTGTCTATATCAATTTCAGATCCAACAGTGAAGAGGCTGAAAAAACCCTTCAACTGGTCAAAGAGGCCGGAGGGGACGGTGCGCTGCTCCCCTTTGACGTCACCGATGAAAAAGCAGCCCATGCATCCCTGGATACCATTTACGACCAGAAGGGGGGCATTGATATTCTGGTCAATAATGCCGGAATCCGGGATGATATGCTCATGGTCTGGATGAAGGCGGACAACTGGCAGCGGGTTCTGGACACCAACCTCACCGGTTTCTACAATGTCACCAAACCTGTGGTGAAAAAGATGCTTTCCAAACGCAAGGGCCGGATTATCAACATCACCTCCACCTCCGGCCAGGTAGGTCAACCGGGACAGGTCAATTACTCGGCCTCCAAAGCCGGACTCATAGGTGCCACCAAGGCCCTGGCCAAGGAGATTGCCAAACGAAAAATCACGGTGAATGCGGTGGCGCCCGGGTTTATTGAAACAGAGATGGTGGAAGGGCTTCCCCTGGACCAGATCACCCAGGCCATTCCCATGGGAAGGCTCGGCACCGCCGGTGAAGTGGCCGCAGTTGTGACTTTTTTGTGTTCCCCCCAGGCAGGCTATATTACAGGCCAGGTGATCGGCATTAACGGCGGCATCTGTTAG
- a CDS encoding beta-ketoacyl-[acyl-carrier-protein] synthase family protein, with the protein MNRVVITGLGIISPIGNTAHEIWQSLIHNTSGIAPVPEWEQVKDLKVRLAGSCKDYNAKRILRKDRRTMGPMTVMAGLCALDALDQAGISPELMRSKEAGISIGSTTGSGNIIQQMFDDLKQTGGISRLEGTAFMKIMNHSVAANLAAMLGTSGRVIAPCAACATSTQAIGMGFETIRNGLQKIMICGGADELHLSTAGVFDVLNAASRQTSPERTPRPFDRDRDGLVVAEGAGAVILEDLDHALARNANILAEVIGFHTCCDGSHMTSPQDQGMLACMQGAMASSGCRLEEIDYINAHATGTLLGDAAEARAIAMLGTHNIPVSATKGFTGHTLAASGVMEAIFCLKMMEHNTLIPTKNLATVAPECEGITHILAPLEKEVNVIMTSNFAFGGINATLILKRYS; encoded by the coding sequence ATGAATCGGGTTGTCATAACCGGGCTTGGGATCATATCCCCCATTGGAAACACTGCCCATGAGATCTGGCAGTCCCTTATCCATAACACATCGGGAATCGCCCCCGTGCCGGAATGGGAACAGGTTAAAGATTTAAAAGTCCGGTTGGCAGGCAGCTGCAAAGATTACAATGCCAAGCGCATTCTTCGCAAAGATCGGCGGACCATGGGCCCCATGACTGTTATGGCAGGGCTTTGCGCCCTGGATGCCCTGGACCAGGCAGGGATTTCGCCGGAACTGATGCGCTCCAAAGAGGCCGGGATCTCCATAGGTTCCACCACCGGGTCCGGAAATATTATCCAGCAGATGTTTGATGATCTTAAACAAACAGGCGGAATATCAAGGCTTGAGGGGACCGCGTTCATGAAAATCATGAACCACTCGGTGGCGGCCAACCTGGCGGCCATGCTGGGAACCAGCGGCAGGGTCATCGCCCCCTGTGCGGCCTGCGCCACATCCACCCAGGCCATCGGCATGGGGTTTGAAACCATACGAAACGGCCTGCAAAAGATAATGATCTGCGGGGGCGCCGATGAACTTCATCTCTCCACGGCGGGGGTATTTGACGTATTAAACGCCGCGTCCAGGCAAACATCCCCTGAAAGAACTCCCCGCCCCTTTGACAGGGACCGTGACGGACTTGTGGTGGCAGAGGGTGCCGGAGCCGTGATCCTGGAAGATCTGGACCATGCCCTGGCCAGAAACGCAAACATCCTGGCAGAAGTTATCGGGTTTCATACCTGCTGTGACGGTTCCCATATGACCAGTCCCCAGGACCAGGGCATGCTCGCCTGCATGCAGGGTGCCATGGCCTCATCAGGATGCCGCCTTGAAGAGATTGACTATATCAATGCCCATGCAACCGGCACTTTGCTCGGGGATGCGGCAGAGGCCCGGGCCATTGCCATGCTGGGCACACACAATATTCCGGTCAGCGCCACCAAGGGGTTTACAGGGCACACCCTGGCGGCTTCAGGGGTGATGGAGGCCATCTTCTGCCTTAAAATGATGGAGCATAACACCCTGATCCCCACAAAGAACCTGGCCACGGTGGCCCCGGAGTGTGAGGGAATCACCCACATTCTGGCCCCGCTTGAAAAAGAGGTGAATGTGATCATGACCAGTAATTTTGCATTTGGCGGCATTAACGCCACCCTGATTCTTAAAAGATATTCGTAA